The Danio rerio strain Tuebingen ecotype United States chromosome 19, GRCz12tu, whole genome shotgun sequence genome includes the window CCTACacacttacctgcaggtttcaaacaagcctgaaggactcaattagtttgatcaggtgtgttcaattagggttggaactaaactgtgcagagctgcggcccttttggaactgagtttgacacctgtgatttagggtgctttcacacctacacttttgtttcggaacgtgtctcgtttgcccagttagcgcggttcgattggcatatgtgaacagggcaatcgcgctctgttccgcgccaaagtaatcgctccgagatcgcttgaatgaggtggtctcggctcgattgaaacgaaccctggagcggttcgattgcagtgagaaagcgatctgatccgagcgcggttatatcacagtgttttatggatatgtaataggcttacggctatatgaagagagaattaggagtagggcgggaagtttcgcgagtctccggatgcccgcaaacgagtgatgatctcccgctaatctcgcgtctctctcccagtcctcaaataggcatcgtcgcgcacccttctcacccctccccaccgcatctctcctcagacacgtcacgcgcgcttgcaccctgtcaatcaccaccaaaccaccacctctcctgacagctgagcgggacgctgcaaaataaaccctgacactctgaccaatgtaaggagagtttactcgcacgtgacttgttttagctcttttggtccgattagaaactttgcagtgtgaaagcgaaccgctccaagagcaaagagcaacaatgtaacaattttaatctctgtttcggaacaactgaatcgattcacaggtgtgaaagcacccttagttgttcaagcgtaaaacgagacaaaaagctgtttgctTGTacacgcccgtcagaatcggcagactagcgcagaagctccgttgaatatactggggtaaaataaatgctaatattttaaagacatggtgggggaaatgtaatttaatgcagtactTCTTGCACAGTCTGAGAtccactttatattggatatcactcagccagtggagatcattgatttttaaagaaaacagaccttaaacgcgccgattttgcattggcatacaattCACCGGAAATGATTAACCAAGGTTTACTGGCAAATTAAAGggcctattagcatgcttcggcatataccttATTGTCCTCTTTGCTAACTTCATTGACAGAACAAGTACACCACCAATCAAATATCTTAGCGCCATCTACAGGTTTGGcattaaacagcaaaaaaaaaaaaaaaaaaagatcataaaGCAtagaatattttgaaatataataataatgataatactactTACAATACATTACTAGAATACATGTGTAAAGGTGAAATGTTTTTTAACATATAAAGACTGGAAAAactacattttggtaattttaaataaaaacaatactttaTGAAATAAGAGTAAAAATGTCATTTGAaaatttttaaattgaaattagTTCAATGTTGTAAATCAGTAAATGTATATagcaatctgttgtcatttcatttaaatattgaaTTCTCCTACAGCATTTTATGTGTATTACACACATATCTAGTGGCTACACATGGTTTAAAAGGATTTTAAACAATCAAGCTCATGataaatttataaacatttaataatgtcaATAGGATGTCAATATGACATCAATTTGACATCTAGAACCGGATATTAACTTAAAGCCAACTGAGTGTAAATTATGTTGGCCTACATATGCATAAAACAAATTTATGTGTGgaattaatttcatatttttacctACTTACTACTGGAAATAATAATCCAAAAATTTATATAACagtaaactgatttttttttcacagcagagCAACCAATtcaatcatttttaattatttatgtacaaGCTACCATAaactaaatacatttcaaaaagtATGGTTCAAGTCagtatactgtacatacactaAACATAACTTTATATGAGAAAATTAAGATAGGACTGCAAATTATTTCTTAACAATTTTTAATAACTTTCAGGCATTTtcccaataaaataaacaatgtcaGTAATTCTCCGATTTACATGATTGACTTTTCAAGTGCTCTAACCAACTACTACGACCCTACACTTACATTGCAGAATTATATACTAAAACTTATATATAATataccattatatatatatatatatatatatatatatatatatatatatatatatatatatatatatatatatatatatacatatataaacatacatacatacatacaaacacacacacatacatacatacacacacacacacacacacacacacacacacacaagcatgtacATACATGCTCCTGCCACCACTTTACTTCCTGCCAAATCGAAAGCCAAATCCACCTTTCTGTCTGTTGAAGGCTTGCAAACCTCCTGCAATGGAAGTGAGTGCCTCATTCCGTTTCTCTCCACCTACTTCTTCAGCCTCACCGCCCTGTGGGTAGAGCAAAGGCATTATATGGTTGTCTGGGAATGTCCCCATGGGTCTCCGTTCCAACTCCTCTCTTTTCTGGCCCTTTACTATGTCCCTCTGTTGCCTTTCTAGTATTTCATTTACTCTATCCAAAAGCTCCTCAGATCCCAGGTCCTGAAACAAAGCCCAGGGCTGGAGATCGGCCACTGGTCTGCCACCTGGAGCCCCTAGTGAAGCCTGAAGCCGGAGCATTGCTGCTTCCCATTCAGGGTTGTACAGCCTAGGCAGGTAAACCATTGGTTGGTGTGGCAGCATTAGACTTCTGGGAGGATGAACCAGTAGCACCAACAAGAAGAAGACTGTGGTCTGAAGAGTGGACGAAAGATGAAAAACCTGGATTTTCATCTGAAATTTAAGGAATAATTTAAAGTTGAGAGAAAACATCACCCTGAACTGaccatttttgtttaaatattaaggCCTTTTTAATACTTACTGTACAGAGTGTTCTGAAACTCTATCCATCAGCGATCTACATCCAGCTTCTTTAAATACTCCACACAGACTAGAAGTGAATGTGTTCTATGACAAAACAGCTGTTTGTTAATTGGTTAAAACATCCCTGTGACGCACAAGACCATCTCCACAGTGTCATCAACATTCCATTAACCAGGATACAGAGTGACCTTAACTGGCAGAGGTAAAGTGGACAATTACTGAATAAGTGTATATgcaatttaacacacacacaaactatacaAAGCCTCAAGTTAGTTTCAAGTTTGCACCTTGCCAGGAGGTCTGAGAGACATCAGCAAGAATTTTGCACTCATCTTCTTTTAGTCATTGTGTAAAGTCAGGATCAGTAGGCAATGCTAGCCTTTATATATTTTGcctttattttattagaaaatgtgcaaaaattgcatttttaacccttgtgttgtGCTAGAACTCTGTATACACTGTATGTCCTTTGGGTAAAAACATTAACCGCATTCGCTAAACCtctaaaaataaacttaatttctGTCCTCAAACCTACTTTACAAATTCATTACAAACTCTTTGAATATCTAGGTCATCAGTgtggactttttaaaaaaaataattttatcactgactacatttacatgggcatccataatcaaataatttaccataatctgaataagacaacaacatgattaaggtgtttataaGAGTTGGTTTTAGAATGTTCCATTAATGTTCCCAGTTTACATGTTATACCTCAGATATTGATTAATATCATTACATCACCATCCTATTCAATGTTTTCTCCAGAGTGTCATGTAATTTCtggtgtttcattttttaattttcactCAGCAGCAACATTTCAATCATGCCACTGCAAGTCCTTAAGGACTGATGGGAGAGTCAGGAATTGTTTTAGTGGAATTTAATACTGCTGCACGTCAAATGGAAAGAAAATGTTTAACTTTAAGGTCAACATTTGTAAATTGGATATCTGCAGGTTTCTAAGAgttatatttaagactttttaatagcACACAGAATAAGAGCAATTTTATAGtacagaataaacaaaaacaaacaaaaaaaaaaacacaacaaaactaaTGACCATCTTTAACTCTGTTAATTATACATACAACGAATAACTTCaaaatatcattattaaaataataataatacaattttttacatAACCCTCACACTGCATtaacaatactaataaaatatatatatttttgtatatcaATAACTTAAGCCtataattaattttaacaaaacaatatttttatttatagcattttattgttgttttataggTGGCAAGCATGCAGCAAACTTTTTGAAGTagcttgaaagaaaaaaaaaagtataatatggATGAAACTACATTTTAAGGCGTTTAActaattttattgaaaaaaaagtacCACTTTCACATTGTGGAAAAAGTTCAGCACCAATGTCACGTTATGCAGCTGTGAGTGTGTGCAGCCGTTGTCTCTAATCTCACATTACATACACGACGTCATTATTATCATAAATGAACACACGTTTATGTTGTCTGGAAAAAAACAGAAGCTGTGGCTGAATTAAAGAGAAACTgttaaagacttaaaaaaattacatgattacataaaaaaaaaaaaaattgattctcATGTGAAATTGTACAGGGAAGAAGCCAGTCAGAAGAGTTAATAGCtaaatatttagcagtgtttgcatgtcctttatggcacaattcattaaaataaatgtacaataacattcattacaagttgatttaaaaagcacctaaattgttttaaattttgtgatttttctttagttgaataaaaatctattttccattCATGCATTTcccaccccataatgacaatgtgaaaaatcacatgtacataagtattcacagcctttgctcaatactttgttgatgtcTTTGGGAGCAAATACAGCCCTAAGTCTTTAAAAATATGcctcaagcttggcacacctgtctttgagaatttttgccctttgctctttgcagtacctctcaagctttatCAGATTGGGAACCaactgtgtacagccattttcagatctctccagagatgttcaataggatttaggtctgggctcttaaggacattcacagagttgttgtgaaggcaCTTCATATTTTAtcgtatatattttttttatattttggcagtgtgctttgggtcattgtcctgctgaaagacgAACCGTTGCCCCAGCCTGAGGTCAAGAGAACTCTGAAGTAGGTTTTCCcttaggatgtctctgtacattgctgcattcatctttccctatAGACTATACCAGtattccagttcctgctgctgaaaaacattcccacagcatgacaattaaaggcttggtatcaaattaacaataatctttgcaatctcaTCTAAAAAGCAAAATGACTGTAAAGTTTAAAAATTGCCatataacaggagtgtcaaaatacaacaaaacattgGATAAAAccacaacaatataataatttaacaatatataagGATGccatgtttaaactgtacagtcattttattttagataaggttgcaaagatttattttttattttaaatacagttttatttgtgtatctccaaatgaataggaatgaataatgccATTTATGGTCTATTATGTATTTATAAAGCATtaacagtcctcactttagattaggccacaaaactgcatgaagttgagttaataaagcatttattaacatacaaatgagCTATTAGTATatgtctgaataataagaattataaacgttaatttgaatatttttttcatcaatttattaatcatttactaactcattctcaatgatcctaaaaaacaaacaactatgcttaaataacacaaagtatgaaaacacaattattaagcacattataaatggttataagtcaaaaatacagcatttgtagctgcagt containing:
- the qrfp gene encoding uncharacterized protein qrfp, whose product is MKIQVFHLSSTLQTTVFFLLVLLVHPPRSLMLPHQPMVYLPRLYNPEWEAAMLRLQASLGAPGGRPVADLQPWALFQDLGSEELLDRVNEILERQQRDIVKGQKREELERRPMGTFPDNHIMPLLYPQGGEAEEVGGEKRNEALTSIAGGLQAFNRQKGGFGFRFGRK